DNA from Xanthomonas hyacinthi:
CTGGTGTGCAGATCGTGCGCGGACAGGTTGCGCGGCTTGGCCAGGCCCGAGGCCAGCGCGGCGGCGTCCAGCCGCGAGGCCCATGGCAGGCTGTCGAAGGTCTCGCGCTGCACCGCGCGCTCGGCGAAGCTGTCGCGGTACACCTGTTTCAGCGTCCAGCTGCTGTTGCGGTGCTCGGCGGTGGTGGCGTGGGTCAGCGAGGCCAGGCGGCCGTCCTGGTCCAGCGTGTACAGGCGCACGTCGCGCAACTCCAGCCAGGTGCCGCCGTTGCCTTCCAGGTGTTCCTCGCCGGCCTGCGCGTTGAGGAAGGTGTCGCCCTCGCGCGCCCACACCCCGGAATAGCGGGCCATGCTCATGTTGCCGTTGTACTTGGCGTTGGCCTTGATCGTGTCGGCCTGGTTCTGCGCCCACGGCGCCAGGGTCTCGCCGCTGAACACCATCGCCACGGTCAGCAGCAACATCGTCGCCGCCGCGGCCACGCTCAGCCGCGGCCGCGACAGGCCCAGCGCGCGCAGCGCGGTCAGTTCGGAGGTCGCCGCCAGCTGCCCCAGGCCCATCAGCACGCCGATCACGGCGCCGGTCGGGAACAGGGTGTAGGCGCGCCGCGGCACGGTGTAGGCGACAAACGCCACGGCGTGGCCGAGGCTGTAGCTGCCCTTGCCGATGTCCTTGAATTCGTTGGACAAGGCCATGATCACGTCGAGCCCGAGCAGGACCGCCCAGGTCAGCAGGACGGTGCCGAGCACGGCGCGGCCGACGTAGACGTCGTGCAGGTGCGGACGCAGCCTCATGCCGTCTGCCTCCGCGGCCGCGACAGGTGGCCGTCGCGCAGATAGGTCCACACCGCCAGCACCAGCAGCGGCACGGTCAGCCACCACAGGCCCAGCGCGCGCGGCAGCTTGTCGGTGCTCAGCCACTGGGTGCCGATGAACATCAGGTTGGTGCCGACCAGGTAGGCCAGGAACGCCAGCATGATCCGGCCGTAGCGCTGCTGCCGCGGCGAACTGCGCGACAGCGGCAGGGTCAGCAGGGCGAAGGCCAGCGCCAGCAGCGGCGGCGCGATGCGCGCGTGCAGCTGCGCATTGGCCTGCGGGCGCGGGTCGCCGATCAGCTTGGCGGTGGGCAGCAGCTCCGGATCGTCGTCCTTGCGCGCCTCGCTGCGGTCGGGCAGGGCCACGTCGTTGCTGGCGTAGCGCATCAGCCGGTAGTCCATGCCGTCGCCGGCCAGCGGGCCCTCCACGCGGTAGCCATCCTCCAGGCGCAGGTAGCGGTCGGCCTTGCCCTCGAAGAACATCGCGCCGCGCTGCGCGGTGACCACGTCCAGGCGGCCGTCCTTCTGCCGCTGCATGAACACCTTGCCCAGCTTGGTACCGTCGCCGGACAGGGTGCTGATGTAGACGATGCCGCCGTCGGACAGCGGGGTGAAGCGCCCGGCCTCCAGCCCGGCCATCAGCAGGCTGCGGTTGGCCTCGTCGATCAGCCGGTCGGCGGTGCGGTCGGCCCAGGGGCCCAGCCACAGCGAGCACAGCCCGACCAGGGCCACCACCGGCACCACCAGCATCAGGATCGGCCGCAGCAGGCGCCGCGGGCCGACGCCGATGGCGGCGATCACCGCCATCTCCGAGTCGCGGTACAGCCGCGCCAGCGCCAGCAGCAGGCCCAGCATCAGCGCCAGCGGCAGGATCAGCGGCAGGTACACCACGAACTGCAGGCCCAACTGGGAGAACAGCAACTTGGCCGGGATGCGGCCATCGGCGATGTTGCCCAGGATGTCGACCAGCACGCCGCCGACGCTGACCACCAGCAGGACGATGAGGGTGGCCAGGAAGCTCTGGATGAAATCGCGCAGCAGGTATCGATCGAGCTTCGGCATGGGGGTGGGTTGATTTAAACTCTCGGATTCGTTCGCGGCGGAGCCAGCCTAACCCGGCTGGACGTAAACAGCCCGCGATTGTACGGATTTGCCAACGGAATCTGATCAATGGCCCTGGAATTCACCCTGAACCACGACGCCCCGGCTACTGCGGCGTTCGATTGCATCGTCGTCGGCGTGTTCGCCGACAAGCGCCTGTCGCCCGCCGCCCAGGCCCTGGATACGGCCAGCGGCGGACGCCTGACGGCCCTGGCCGGCCGCGGCGACCTCAGCGGCAAGACCGGCGCCAGCGCGCTGCTGCACGACCTGCCGGGGGTGAGCGCGCCGCGCGTGCTCGTGGTCGGCCTGGGCGAGGCCGCCAAGTTCGGCGTGCCGCAGTACCTGAAGGCGGTCGGCGACGCGGCGCGCGCGCTGAAGAGCGGGCCGGCGGCCACCGCGCTATTCACCCTGTCCGAACTGGAGGTCAAGGGCCGCGACCGGGCCTGGGCGATCCGCCAGGCGGTGATCGCCAGCGACCACACCTGCTACCGCTACACCGCCACCCTGGGCAAGAAGAAGCCCGACGACAGCGGCCTGGCCAGCCTGGCCGTGCTTGGCGAAGACGTCACCGCGCTGGCCCAGGGCCAGGCCATCGCCGCCGGCGTGACCTTCGCCCGCGAGCTCGGCAACCTGCCGCCGAACCTGTGCACCCCGGCCTACCTGGCCGAGACCGCGGCGGCGTTCGCCCATGGCATCGACGGCGCCGCGGCCGAGATCCTCGACGAGACCCAGATGCAGGAGCTGGGCATGGGTTCGCTGCTGGCGGTGGCGCGCGGCTCGGCCAACCGCCCGCGGCTGCTGGTGCTGAAGTGGAACGGCGGCGGCGACGCCAAGCCCTATGTGCTGGTCGGCAAGGGCATCACCTTCGATACCGGCGGCGTCAACCTGAAGACCCAGGGC
Protein-coding regions in this window:
- the lptF gene encoding LPS export ABC transporter permease LptF, which gives rise to MPKLDRYLLRDFIQSFLATLIVLLVVSVGGVLVDILGNIADGRIPAKLLFSQLGLQFVVYLPLILPLALMLGLLLALARLYRDSEMAVIAAIGVGPRRLLRPILMLVVPVVALVGLCSLWLGPWADRTADRLIDEANRSLLMAGLEAGRFTPLSDGGIVYISTLSGDGTKLGKVFMQRQKDGRLDVVTAQRGAMFFEGKADRYLRLEDGYRVEGPLAGDGMDYRLMRYASNDVALPDRSEARKDDDPELLPTAKLIGDPRPQANAQLHARIAPPLLALAFALLTLPLSRSSPRQQRYGRIMLAFLAYLVGTNLMFIGTQWLSTDKLPRALGLWWLTVPLLVLAVWTYLRDGHLSRPRRQTA
- the lptG gene encoding LPS export ABC transporter permease LptG, with product MRLRPHLHDVYVGRAVLGTVLLTWAVLLGLDVIMALSNEFKDIGKGSYSLGHAVAFVAYTVPRRAYTLFPTGAVIGVLMGLGQLAATSELTALRALGLSRPRLSVAAAATMLLLTVAMVFSGETLAPWAQNQADTIKANAKYNGNMSMARYSGVWAREGDTFLNAQAGEEHLEGNGGTWLELRDVRLYTLDQDGRLASLTHATTAEHRNSSWTLKQVYRDSFAERAVQRETFDSLPWASRLDAAALASGLAKPRNLSAHDLHTSIEYRRRNGLDARDYEDQYWSRWFYPVNVLALCFAAIPFAFGALRSGGMGKRLFLGILFALVFWLLQLFFGRMAGALKFDYRIAYALPPLVMLTVSWLLFRKRSS
- a CDS encoding leucyl aminopeptidase; the encoded protein is MALEFTLNHDAPATAAFDCIVVGVFADKRLSPAAQALDTASGGRLTALAGRGDLSGKTGASALLHDLPGVSAPRVLVVGLGEAAKFGVPQYLKAVGDAARALKSGPAATALFTLSELEVKGRDRAWAIRQAVIASDHTCYRYTATLGKKKPDDSGLASLAVLGEDVTALAQGQAIAAGVTFARELGNLPPNLCTPAYLAETAAAFAHGIDGAAAEILDETQMQELGMGSLLAVARGSANRPRLLVLKWNGGGDAKPYVLVGKGITFDTGGVNLKTQGGIEEMKYDMCGGANVIGTFVATASARLPLNLVVVVPAVENAIDGDAYRPSDVITSMSGKTIEVGNTDAEGRLILCDALTYAERFNPEALIDVATLTGACMVALGHQTAGLMSKHDDLANELLAAGEHVFDRAWRLPLWDEYQGLLDSSFADVYNIGGRWAGAITAGCFLSRFTEGQRWAHLDIAGVASDEGKRGMATGRPVGLLSQWLLDRVAVGN